Below is a genomic region from Candidatus Chlorobium masyuteum.
ACTGCATGAAGGGGGGGCATCGCTCCCCGGCGGTTCAGCCGAAAAGATCTATTTCAACCACCGCAACAACATTGCGATGCTGCTCAAGAACCTCGGTATCCCTGGGCTTTTACTGGTGCTGCCGCTTCGGTTACTTCTTGAAGTGGCAGCTGCGCTTTTTTATCTGACCCAGTTTCCCGGCAGTCTGGCAAAATCGGGCGCCGTGTGGCGTGCCTTCGGTGACACGCTCCGTCATTGGGCGGATATCATGAAGAAGCGCCGGGTGGTACAGCATACCCGGCAGCTCCCTGACCGGACTGTTTTTAAAGGTTTGCCGCTGACATTACTGCTTCGGTGAAAAGAGGATTACTGGTTCTTTATGGCAAGAGATGTTAATGATTCAGACCGCTTTTTCATGGCAGAAAGCATTAACGGGCACTCTTTTTTCTGAACATTTCGTACGGCAAAGCCGGGGGCAAAAAAATTCGGTTTCACCTCGGCCTTGTAGGTCAGAAAGGTCCCCTTGTCGGGAGGTGAGACAAGCAGCAGCCACTCTCCGTGATAGACCTTGAAGTCGCCGGTTATCTGCTCGAAATTCAGCCGCTTTGGCTTCTCTCCCCAGACTCTCATTTTAACATTAACCGTCTTGCTGAAAACAAAGAGTCCGGATTTCCCTTTTTCAAACATCACCTTCTCACTGCCATTGTCTGAAATAATGCCGCTGTCAAGCACACCAGGGACAAAATTTTTGTGATTGTTATAGTCTGTAATGACTGCCCAGACGGTTTCAGGGGGGGCGGCAATGTAGACATCACCCCTGACGCCGGTTACACCATTTTCAAGCTGTGACAGAGAAACAATAATTTTCCCGTTGAGCAGCATTGTCCGGGCCATGGAGAGCGTGTCGGAAGAGACCGGTGTGCCGGGCAGCGGGAGTGCCGCAGAGGAAACAGTCGAGTGCATCGAAATCATGAGCAGCATCGTGACCCATCGTGTCATTGAGATGAGTTTTTTCATGGTATCTCCAGTATGTTCATCGTTAGCTTGCATTTATCATCACGTTTATCATGTCATCGTTTTGGCAGATGTCCCCATTTAACCATATCCTCAACAGCCTCAATAATGCTTTGCTTTATATCCATGAAGGAGAGCCCAAGTTCCCGCCTGATTTTTGCATTGTCATAGCGGAAGGTCCGGCCTACATTGGTTCGGATATAGGTTCCGGTATCT
It encodes:
- a CDS encoding SRPBCC family protein, with amino-acid sequence MKKLISMTRWVTMLLMISMHSTVSSAALPLPGTPVSSDTLSMARTMLLNGKIIVSLSQLENGVTGVRGDVYIAAPPETVWAVITDYNNHKNFVPGVLDSGIISDNGSEKVMFEKGKSGLFVFSKTVNVKMRVWGEKPKRLNFEQITGDFKVYHGEWLLLVSPPDKGTFLTYKAEVKPNFFAPGFAVRNVQKKECPLMLSAMKKRSESLTSLAIKNQ